A DNA window from Bacteroides cellulosilyticus contains the following coding sequences:
- a CDS encoding type IV secretory system conjugative DNA transfer family protein encodes MEESKELQGFYKIFRTVVYVSVLLEFFEYAIDPAMLDHWGGILTDIHGRIKQWMIYHDGNLVYSKIATVLLICITCVGTRNKKHLEFNARRQVVYPLTSGLLLLVLSVWLFGHTMETRLYTLPLNIILYMIASIAGVVLVHIALDNISKFIKEGLMKDRFNFENESFEQCEEKVENEYSVNIPMRYYYKGKFRKGWISVSNCFRGTWVVGTPGSGKTFSIIEPFIRQHSAKGFAMVVYDYKFPTLATKLYYHYKKNEKLGRVPQGCKFNMINFVDVEYSRRVNPIQAKYINNLAAASETAETLLESLQKGKKEGGGGSDQFFQTSAVNFLAACIYFFVNYEREPYDANGKPLYAERQQDPQTKFWKPTGIVRDREGGNIVEPAYWLGKYSDMPHILSFLNESYQTIFEVLETDNEVAPLLGPFQTAFKNKAMEQLEGMIGTLRVYTSRLATKESYWIFHRDGDDFDLKVSDPKNPSYLLIANDPEMESIIGALNALILNRLVTRVNTGQGKNIPVSIIVDELPTLYFHKIDRLIGTARSNKVSVTLGFQELPQLEADYGKVGMQKIITTVGNVVSGSARAKETLEWLSNDIFGKVVQVKKGVTIDRDKTSINLNENMDNLVPASKISDMATGWICGQTARDFVKTKTGMGGSMNIQESEEFKTTKFFCKTDFDMAEIKKEEAAYVPLPKFYTFKSREERERILYKNFVQVGQDVKEMIKDVQNKRNAK; translated from the coding sequence ATGGAAGAAAGTAAGGAATTGCAAGGGTTCTATAAAATATTCCGCACAGTGGTATATGTGTCCGTGCTGCTGGAGTTCTTTGAATATGCCATTGACCCTGCAATGCTCGACCACTGGGGCGGCATACTGACCGACATTCACGGACGCATCAAACAATGGATGATTTACCACGACGGCAATCTTGTGTACAGCAAAATCGCAACGGTACTGCTTATCTGCATCACTTGTGTCGGAACGCGGAACAAGAAGCATCTGGAGTTCAACGCACGCCGGCAGGTGGTGTATCCATTGACGAGTGGGTTATTGCTGCTCGTACTCTCCGTATGGCTGTTCGGCCATACGATGGAAACAAGGCTTTATACCTTACCTCTGAATATCATTCTCTATATGATTGCCTCCATTGCTGGCGTAGTACTGGTACATATCGCATTAGACAACATTTCAAAGTTCATCAAGGAGGGATTGATGAAAGACCGTTTCAACTTCGAGAATGAAAGTTTTGAACAATGTGAAGAAAAAGTCGAGAATGAATACAGCGTAAATATCCCCATGCGATACTACTATAAGGGTAAATTCCGTAAGGGGTGGATTTCTGTAAGCAACTGCTTTCGAGGAACATGGGTAGTTGGAACACCGGGATCGGGTAAGACTTTCAGTATCATAGAGCCGTTTATCCGACAGCATTCGGCCAAAGGTTTCGCCATGGTGGTGTATGACTACAAGTTTCCTACATTGGCGACCAAGCTCTACTACCATTACAAGAAGAACGAGAAACTGGGCAGAGTACCCCAAGGGTGCAAGTTCAACATGATTAATTTTGTGGATGTGGAGTACAGCCGTCGGGTGAATCCAATTCAGGCAAAGTACATCAACAATCTTGCGGCGGCCAGCGAAACGGCGGAAACATTATTGGAAAGCCTACAAAAGGGTAAGAAAGAGGGAGGCGGCGGAAGCGACCAGTTCTTCCAAACCTCGGCGGTAAACTTCCTTGCCGCTTGTATCTACTTCTTCGTGAATTATGAACGTGAACCCTACGATGCCAACGGCAAGCCTCTATATGCGGAAAGACAGCAAGATCCGCAGACCAAATTCTGGAAACCGACAGGTATCGTGCGCGACCGTGAAGGCGGCAATATCGTGGAACCTGCCTACTGGCTGGGAAAGTATTCGGACATGCCACATATTCTGTCATTCTTGAATGAAAGTTATCAGACGATTTTCGAGGTACTGGAAACTGACAATGAGGTTGCTCCGCTGCTTGGTCCATTCCAGACAGCTTTCAAAAATAAGGCAATGGAACAATTGGAGGGTATGATTGGCACGTTACGTGTTTATACCTCGCGTCTGGCAACCAAAGAGAGCTACTGGATATTCCACCGGGATGGCGATGACTTCGACCTGAAGGTGAGTGACCCGAAGAATCCGAGTTACCTGCTGATTGCAAATGACCCGGAAATGGAATCCATCATCGGTGCATTGAACGCTCTTATCCTAAACCGTCTCGTTACCCGTGTGAATACCGGGCAGGGGAAAAATATTCCTGTGAGTATTATAGTGGACGAGTTACCGACACTCTACTTTCACAAAATAGACCGTCTGATAGGTACAGCGCGAAGCAATAAGGTGAGTGTAACGCTCGGCTTTCAGGAACTACCGCAACTGGAAGCCGATTATGGTAAGGTAGGTATGCAAAAGATCATTACGACGGTAGGTAATGTGGTAAGCGGCTCGGCACGTGCCAAAGAAACGCTGGAATGGTTGTCCAATGACATCTTCGGCAAGGTGGTCCAGGTCAAAAAAGGCGTGACTATTGACCGGGACAAAACAAGTATCAATCTCAATGAGAATATGGATAACCTTGTGCCTGCCTCGAAAATCTCGGATATGGCAACCGGATGGATATGCGGTCAGACGGCACGGGACTTTGTGAAGACGAAAACAGGTATGGGCGGTTCAATGAATATTCAAGAATCGGAAGAGTTCAAGACTACAAAGTTCTTCTGCAAAACAGATTTTGATATGGCAGAAATCAAGAAAGAAGAAGCGGCGTATGTGCCGCTGCCGAAGTTCTACACTTTCAAGTCGAGAGAGGAACGGGAGCGCATCCTATATAAAAACTTCGTACAAGTGGGGCAAGATGTGAAAGAGATGATAAAAGACGTTCAAAATAAGCGCAACGCGAAATAA
- a CDS encoding DNA-directed RNA polymerase subunit alpha C-terminal domain-containing protein, with protein MKDTDIFFSIALMILGIVLMYKSMKGNSCRQILAKLADSIASDKEDINFQIKRFGYLLDEMTADNEKNSILKRHADRLEELVTQLDRTRNELETSNLSMADINGELKRSNAELVKRATQLRNEIQQDELVIQKMQERLDSLKRIKVGLEIALNNIQAEEVHYLSEPVFSLGITPSIKSHLESHGILYIGDLIHLNEQYLMEIWGIGPVTLDKIKTKLNENGAWFGMDVIRVGNHWYRRKQGLITD; from the coding sequence ATGAAAGATACGGATATATTTTTCAGCATAGCATTGATGATATTGGGAATTGTCCTCATGTATAAGTCCATGAAAGGTAATTCATGCCGACAAATACTGGCAAAACTCGCAGATTCCATAGCATCGGATAAAGAAGATATTAATTTTCAAATTAAAAGGTTCGGCTACCTTTTGGACGAAATGACTGCCGATAATGAAAAAAATTCAATCTTGAAGCGTCATGCCGACAGACTGGAGGAACTTGTCACGCAATTAGACCGCACACGAAACGAGCTTGAAACAAGTAATCTGTCAATGGCGGATATTAACGGAGAGTTGAAAAGAAGTAATGCCGAACTTGTAAAGAGAGCAACCCAATTACGCAATGAGATACAGCAAGACGAGCTTGTCATCCAAAAGATGCAAGAACGCCTTGATTCTCTCAAAAGAATCAAAGTGGGGCTTGAAATAGCCCTGAATAACATTCAGGCAGAAGAAGTACACTATCTCTCGGAACCGGTATTCAGTTTGGGTATTACCCCATCCATCAAAAGCCATCTTGAATCTCATGGAATATTATATATCGGAGACCTGATTCATCTTAACGAGCAATATCTCATGGAAATCTGGGGTATCGGTCCGGTAACACTTGATAAGATAAAAACAAAACTGAACGAGAATGGTGCATGGTTCGGTATGGATGTAATCAGAGTAGGTAATCATTGGTATCGTAGAAAACAAGGACTAATAACAGACTGA
- a CDS encoding DUF1566 domain-containing protein → MIRKIHLVAAATAAVLCAACDTHIDVPDTAVRPGHILCEDGTALPYAQYEQSGKKAIAVVFDTEKRGDTEGDGYAVYLWDIAPQAFADSLGIAQGTSADIMAYDGNENTFALYDTQETASPMAEAVFDLWRYGQSAYVPSVAEMRLLYTMRKIINPVIEQCGGEPLPLDENDCWYWTSTEVEKQQTAKAWLYSMGSGAMQETPKVQAHKVRPIITINE, encoded by the coding sequence ATGATACGAAAGATACATTTGGTGGCAGCGGCAACGGCTGCCGTGCTTTGCGCTGCCTGTGACACGCATATAGACGTACCCGATACAGCAGTTCGTCCAGGACATATCCTCTGCGAGGATGGAACAGCCTTGCCTTACGCACAATATGAACAATCGGGGAAAAAAGCGATAGCGGTTGTCTTCGATACCGAAAAACGCGGAGATACGGAGGGGGACGGTTATGCAGTTTACCTGTGGGACATTGCTCCACAGGCATTCGCCGACAGCCTCGGCATCGCACAAGGCACATCGGCTGACATCATGGCTTATGATGGCAATGAGAATACATTCGCACTGTATGATACACAAGAAACCGCTTCGCCAATGGCAGAAGCGGTTTTCGACCTATGGCGGTACGGGCAGAGTGCCTATGTACCGTCCGTGGCAGAGATGCGGCTGCTCTACACCATGCGAAAGATAATCAACCCTGTCATCGAACAATGTGGCGGTGAGCCGTTACCACTGGATGAAAACGACTGTTGGTACTGGACATCCACAGAAGTCGAAAAGCAACAGACAGCCAAGGCATGGCTCTATTCCATGGGGAGCGGCGCAATGCAGGAAACACCTAAAGTACAGGCGCACAAAGTACGCCCTATAATTACCATAAACGAATAA
- the traN gene encoding conjugative transposon protein TraN — MKRNLFGIMLLSGISILPKANAQTTYEEMEQLTVNEQITTVITASEPVRFVDISTDKVAGDQPIDNIIRLKPKESGHEDGEILAIVTIVTERYRTQYALIYTTRMKEAVTDKEILLQERNAYNNPAVSMSAADMTHHARRIWNSPAKIRNVATKAHRMVMRLNNIYSVGDYFFIDFSIENKTNIRFDIDEIRIKLTDKKLAKATNAQTIELTPALVLESGKTFRHGYRNVIVVKKMTFPNDKLLTIEMTEKQISGRNISLNIDYEDILAADSFHADLLEEE; from the coding sequence ATGAAAAGGAATTTATTTGGCATTATGCTTCTATCAGGTATTTCCATTTTACCGAAAGCTAACGCACAAACTACCTACGAAGAAATGGAACAACTGACGGTGAACGAACAGATAACAACTGTCATCACGGCATCGGAACCGGTGCGTTTCGTGGATATTTCCACTGACAAGGTGGCGGGCGATCAGCCCATTGACAACATCATTCGCCTAAAGCCCAAGGAAAGCGGACACGAGGATGGTGAAATACTCGCCATCGTCACCATTGTGACGGAACGATACCGCACACAATACGCACTGATTTATACCACAAGGATGAAAGAGGCAGTAACGGATAAGGAGATATTGCTGCAAGAGCGTAATGCGTACAACAATCCGGCAGTCTCAATGTCCGCTGCCGACATGACACATCATGCACGGCGCATCTGGAACTCACCTGCAAAAATCCGCAACGTAGCTACCAAAGCACACCGCATGGTGATGCGTCTGAACAATATCTACTCGGTGGGTGACTACTTCTTCATAGACTTTTCCATCGAGAACAAGACGAACATTCGTTTTGACATTGATGAGATACGGATAAAGCTGACAGACAAGAAACTCGCCAAGGCAACCAACGCACAGACTATCGAACTGACACCTGCCCTGGTTCTGGAATCGGGCAAGACATTCAGACACGGCTATCGGAATGTGATTGTCGTGAAAAAGATGACCTTTCCCAATGACAAGCTACTGACCATCGAAATGACGGAGAAACAGATTAGTGGCCGTAACATCAGTCTGAACATCGACTATGAGGATATACTGGCGGCAGATTCGTTCCATGCAGATTTATTGGAGGAGGAATGA
- the traM gene encoding conjugative transposon protein TraM: MKILEKINFRQPKYMLPAILYFPLLGTSYFIFDLFQTETIEIQDKALQTTEFLNPELPGAQIKDDGIGSKYENMAKSWGKIQDYSAVDNIDREEPDKNKEEYESKYTQDDIDLLTEEQQEKAAAAEIASAKTREQEALAELEKALAEARLRGQNATVPPAETDTANIAPPQGAAASGTINEESRAVKTPSADEPPSEVVRKVKTTSDYFNTLSKNVREPKLIQAIIDENIKAVDGSRVRLRLLDDVEIGECVIARGTYLYATVSGFSSGRVKGNISSILVNDELMKVSLSLYDTDGMEGLYVPNSQFRETSKDVASGAMSGNMNMSMGSTTGNSLAQWGMQAVNNAYQKTSNAISKAIKKNKVKLKYGTFVYLVNGQEKRN; this comes from the coding sequence ATGAAGATATTGGAGAAAATCAATTTTCGCCAGCCGAAATATATGCTTCCCGCCATCCTTTATTTCCCCCTGCTCGGCACGTCTTATTTCATCTTCGACCTGTTTCAGACAGAAACGATAGAAATACAAGACAAGGCGTTGCAGACGACGGAGTTCCTAAACCCCGAATTGCCGGGGGCACAGATCAAGGACGATGGCATAGGCAGCAAATACGAGAATATGGCGAAATCATGGGGTAAGATACAAGACTACTCCGCTGTAGATAACATAGACCGGGAAGAACCCGATAAAAACAAGGAAGAGTATGAATCGAAATACACGCAGGACGACATCGACCTGCTCACGGAAGAACAACAGGAAAAAGCTGCGGCAGCGGAAATTGCCTCTGCCAAGACACGAGAACAGGAAGCACTTGCCGAACTGGAGAAAGCACTCGCAGAGGCGAGACTGAGAGGGCAAAACGCGACTGTACCCCCGGCAGAAACGGACACGGCCAACATTGCTCCACCACAAGGAGCAGCAGCCTCCGGAACCATCAACGAAGAGAGCCGGGCTGTGAAAACGCCATCAGCGGACGAACCGCCCAGCGAGGTGGTACGCAAGGTGAAGACAACCTCGGACTACTTTAACACACTGTCGAAGAATGTCCGTGAACCGAAACTCATCCAAGCCATCATTGACGAGAACATCAAAGCGGTGGACGGCTCGCGCGTGAGGTTGCGCCTGCTTGACGATGTGGAGATTGGCGAGTGTGTGATAGCAAGGGGAACATACCTGTACGCTACGGTAAGCGGATTCTCATCCGGGCGCGTGAAAGGTAATATCAGCAGCATCCTCGTGAATGACGAATTGATGAAAGTGAGTCTCTCACTCTATGATACAGATGGCATGGAGGGGCTGTATGTGCCCAACAGCCAATTCCGGGAAACGAGCAAGGATGTAGCAAGCGGGGCAATGTCGGGCAATATGAACATGAGTATGGGAAGTACAACAGGAAACAGCCTTGCACAATGGGGGATGCAGGCGGTGAACAATGCCTACCAGAAAACAAGCAATGCCATTAGCAAAGCTATCAAGAAAAACAAAGTCAAGTTGAAATACGGAACTTTCGTGTATTTAGTGAACGGACAGGAAAAAAGGAATTAA
- a CDS encoding DNA N-6-adenine-methyltransferase, with amino-acid sequence MNTRLEKSVRSSDEWYTPKEILDALGKFDLDPCAPIHPLWPTAEVMYDQNIDGLSQIWEGRVWLNPPYSRPLIELFVRKLAEHGNGIALLFNRCDSKMFQDVIFPKATGMKFLRHRIRFYRPGGARGDSPSRGSILLAFGEDNAEILRNCAIEGKYVQLN; translated from the coding sequence ATGAATACACGGCTTGAAAAATCAGTCCGTTCGTCAGACGAATGGTACACGCCAAAGGAGATACTGGACGCATTGGGCAAATTCGACCTTGACCCTTGCGCTCCCATCCATCCGTTGTGGCCGACTGCCGAGGTCATGTATGACCAGAACATAGATGGGTTGTCCCAGATATGGGAAGGGCGTGTGTGGCTCAATCCTCCCTATTCGCGTCCTCTTATCGAGCTATTCGTCCGGAAATTGGCAGAACATGGCAACGGCATTGCATTATTATTCAACCGTTGCGATTCCAAAATGTTTCAGGACGTCATCTTTCCAAAAGCGACGGGAATGAAATTCCTACGCCACCGCATCCGATTCTACCGACCAGGCGGAGCACGAGGTGACTCTCCCAGTCGCGGTAGCATCCTATTAGCTTTCGGAGAAGACAACGCAGAGATACTGAGAAATTGTGCCATTGAAGGCAAATATGTACAACTCAATTAA
- the traK gene encoding conjugative transposon protein TraK — MVIKHLENKIRLVGIICTAFLAGCIIISVSSIWTARTMVTDAQKKVYVLDGNVPILVTRTTMDETLDVEAKSHVEMFHHYFFTLAPDDKYIRYTMEKAMYLVDETGLAQYNTLKEKGFYSNILGTSAVFSIFCDSISFDKKNMEFTYYGRQRIERRSNILMRELVTAGQLKRVPRTDNNPHGLLIVNWRTLLNKDIEQKTKSNY; from the coding sequence ATGGTCATCAAACATTTGGAGAATAAAATCCGACTGGTGGGCATCATCTGCACTGCTTTTCTTGCAGGGTGTATCATCATCAGCGTATCAAGTATCTGGACTGCCCGGACAATGGTGACGGACGCGCAGAAAAAGGTGTATGTGCTGGACGGAAATGTACCTATACTCGTAACCCGCACGACGATGGACGAAACACTGGACGTGGAGGCCAAGAGCCACGTAGAAATGTTCCACCATTACTTTTTTACTCTCGCACCGGACGACAAATACATCCGCTATACGATGGAAAAAGCGATGTACCTGGTCGATGAGACGGGACTGGCACAGTACAATACCCTCAAGGAAAAGGGATTTTACTCCAATATATTGGGTACGAGCGCGGTGTTCTCGATATTCTGTGACAGTATCTCCTTTGACAAAAAGAATATGGAGTTCACCTACTATGGTCGGCAGCGAATCGAGCGCCGGAGTAATATCCTGATGCGCGAACTGGTTACGGCAGGGCAACTTAAACGTGTGCCGAGAACGGACAATAATCCGCATGGACTGCTCATAGTAAACTGGCGCACATTGCTGAACAAAGATATCGAGCAAAAAACAAAGAGTAACTATTAA
- a CDS encoding DUF5045 domain-containing protein, which yields MDRILLLVTVTIIATTAAKAQSVTYNHDSPKQNQVTVMETGTGALSPDLYYSILHNKYKKSAAVKNKLSFRTLAGVNLYNQTDEAEAIDSALVSRAKIEALNVADRQADIAWVAEGDKVNGQMVRFKRNIDRILPVGGTPEDKDRWTEYYHIYQCAIDATKDAYMPNAQRKKEYLRIYEDITRQNEILVGYLAKRQNTTITSTLLNATTDRTLDKESIVRDAVNRWHESRFAVRGPQSGNNTGGNGDGDETVNKGN from the coding sequence ATGGACAGAATACTCTTACTCGTGACGGTTACAATAATTGCAACCACGGCGGCAAAGGCACAATCCGTGACCTATAACCACGATTCGCCGAAACAAAACCAAGTAACAGTAATGGAAACCGGTACGGGAGCACTCTCGCCCGACCTCTACTATTCCATACTGCACAACAAGTATAAGAAGTCGGCAGCAGTCAAGAACAAACTGTCATTCCGCACACTGGCGGGCGTCAACCTATACAACCAAACGGACGAAGCTGAAGCCATCGACTCGGCATTGGTGAGCCGGGCAAAGATAGAAGCCTTGAACGTGGCTGACCGTCAAGCGGACATCGCATGGGTCGCTGAAGGCGATAAGGTCAACGGACAGATGGTACGGTTCAAACGAAACATAGACCGCATCTTGCCTGTCGGGGGGACACCGGAGGATAAAGACAGATGGACGGAATATTACCATATCTACCAGTGCGCCATTGATGCAACGAAAGATGCCTATATGCCCAACGCACAGCGGAAGAAAGAGTATCTGCGCATCTACGAGGATATAACTCGACAGAACGAAATCCTTGTCGGCTACCTTGCCAAACGGCAGAATACTACGATAACAAGTACGCTACTGAATGCTACCACTGACCGTACTCTGGATAAGGAGAGTATTGTCCGCGATGCGGTGAACCGATGGCACGAATCGCGCTTTGCCGTGCGCGGCCCGCAATCAGGCAATAACACGGGTGGCAACGGCGACGGAGATGAAACAGTAAACAAAGGGAACTGA
- a CDS encoding DNA-methyltransferase produces the protein MKKIVFEKDITLYKADCLEVMPLLPESSIDLVLCDPPFGITASQWDKIIPFSKMWEEIRRVRKDNAPTALFGSEPFSSLLRCGNLAEFKYDWVWEKSKASNFLLAKKQPLKAHELISIFCNGRTPYYPIMEEGEPYENRTKRGSNWTGVNKVPNPTFRNENKGTRYPRSVKYFKTAESEGKTIHVNQKPVALLKYLIKTYTKEGDTVLDFASGSMSTAIACIHTNRKCICIEKDDMHFLRGEERIRNEYNIKRNVE, from the coding sequence ATGAAAAAGATCGTTTTTGAAAAAGACATTACGCTATATAAAGCCGATTGCCTTGAAGTAATGCCTCTTCTCCCAGAATCAAGTATTGATTTAGTTCTATGCGACCCACCTTTTGGAATTACAGCCTCGCAATGGGATAAGATAATACCATTCTCGAAAATGTGGGAGGAGATTAGAAGAGTGAGAAAGGATAATGCGCCTACGGCTTTATTTGGCAGCGAACCGTTCAGCAGCCTTTTACGCTGTGGCAATTTAGCCGAATTTAAATATGACTGGGTATGGGAAAAGTCAAAAGCAAGCAATTTCCTTCTTGCTAAAAAGCAACCTCTAAAAGCGCATGAGCTAATCAGTATCTTTTGTAACGGCAGAACTCCTTATTATCCAATCATGGAGGAAGGTGAGCCTTATGAGAATCGTACAAAGAGAGGAAGTAACTGGACAGGAGTAAACAAGGTACCAAATCCTACATTCAGAAATGAAAACAAAGGAACGAGATACCCACGAAGTGTGAAATATTTTAAAACTGCGGAATCAGAGGGCAAAACGATTCATGTTAATCAAAAACCAGTCGCATTGTTGAAATATCTGATAAAAACATACACGAAAGAGGGTGACACAGTCCTTGATTTTGCCTCTGGAAGCATGAGCACTGCAATCGCCTGTATTCATACGAATAGAAAATGTATTTGTATTGAAAAGGATGATATGCACTTCTTGCGGGGAGAGGAAAGGATTAGAAATGAATATAATATAAAAAGAAATGTGGAATAA